The sequence AGGTGCTTCTACGCAGTAGGGCCGCTATGCACTCTGTAGCCTCTTCATGTGCCAATATAGGACCTTACCAGCTGTAAATCATTGAAGGCCCCTTCCTTACACATTCATCAGAAGCTTGCTATAAAGGCCACACTGCTCATCTTGCCCAAGACAAAACTAAGCTATATGCCACAGAACTACCACCTTCCCTCAAAACTTCATCTGGGCAAGATCTTCCAAGCAGCTCGTATTCACTTGAGAAAGTGTCTCATTTGGCAGGTCTCGACATGACTTAACAAATGCAGGCGAGGGAGGAACTGAATTGAGAAATTTAGAACCAGCTAAGACTCACTAGACACCCCCAAATGCTAACCCTACACATGTGCCAGTACTCCAATTCTAGATGtgcagaaggaaaaaaagaacctCCTACTTCATGAGAAATTTTATAACTGTTACAAATCCTTTCGCACGTAACtttggcaatttaaaaaaaaaaaaaggtttccacGCTTACAATTACTCCAACACAGAACATGCAGAGTATGTAAcagcagaaaacacaaaaaagttttACCAAGTCTGAAATGCATCAgggttcaggaaaaaaaaaaaaaaatactgcatgaGATCCACGGGCAAGAGCAGGATTTTAGAATGGCCACTGCCCTTTGAAGACTACTGGCACACAGGGCAGAGTTCTGCTTTCACCTCTCTACGTGACTGGGTGGCAGCCAGTCGACAACTTCCAAAAGTCCTCCATCCCCCTCTTGAGTCCTGGGACTGTCATGCCTAGGCCCTGCCACAAAGACTGCACCTTAGGTGAGAGAAACTCAAGAGAATGCACATAAGTTAAAGAAAGCAATTCACTTTCTTTAAGAAAAGCTTACAAACttctaggaaaaaaaaagttctttatcACCATAATTACTAACCTAaacctctggaagcaacatctgTGGCAATGAGGATTGGAGCTTTACCAAACTTGaactctacaaaaaaaaaaacaaaaaagccacCTATGAGCATTGACCTTTTGTCAAGAGCACATGGTAAAAAAAGCACAAGTGTGCACTACTTACCATTGAGAACCCAATCACGTTCCTGCTGGCTCTTATCACCATGAATACCCATTGCTGGCcaactaaaatgcaaaaaaaaaaaaagttacctcACCATAGCCACCATCAGTCTACACAAATACCTTTTAACTCACTCACCCATCTCTTCTCATTCGTCTTGTTAGGTCATCACAACGTCTCTTGGTCTCAACAAAAATAATGGTCTTGTTTTCCTTCTCACTCATTATTTCTTCTAATAATCGAAGCAATCTATTTCAAAGTGAAATGTTGAAGGCCAGCCTTTAGCCAAGTAACCAAAAAACCTCTGCTACAAGTATTGACAAAAACAGATTGCTCAAGATACATACTTGTCATCTTTTTCTCCATCATTGCACACATCCACAATCTGCAGAATGTTATGGTTAGCACTCAGCTGTAAAGCACCAATATTGATCTGAATATACTCCTTCAGGAAATCTTCAGCCAGCTGTCTTACTTCCTTAGGCCATGTAGCACTCCACATGAGGGTTTGCCGATCAGGCTGTAAAGGCAACATTGAAACAGCATGAAGGAAACAGACAAATGAACTTCAATATTTGTAAATGCAAGATTCAGGTTCTGTACATACCCTAATCTGCTCTACAATCTTTCTGATCTGTGGTTCAAACCCCATATCTAGCATTCTGTCTGCTTCATCCAAAACAAGGTAAGTGCATCGTCGCAAATTTGTCTTTCCAGCTTCCAAGAAATCTATCAAACGGCCAGGTGTTGCAATACAGATTTCCACTCCTAGAGATTAACAGATAGCAATTAATGGCACATCCAATCCAAAGCAACTAAACACAAGTTATCAATAAAAAATTACCTCTCTCCAGGTCACGTATCTGTGGACCTTTCGGGGCACCCCCATATATACATGTGGACTTCAATCGGGACGCTCGTCCATATTCAGCAGCCACCTGCTGCACTTGTTGTGCAAGTTCACGTGTAGGAGCAAGAACCAAGCACTGtggatggagagaaaaaaaaaaatgtagacgcCTCACAATAAGAGCAAAAAGCTAACACAAGGTTATGCTCAACaacaaaagggggaaaaaaaaaatatcttacaATTGGTCCATCACCATGGCTCAGGTAGGGCTGATGGTTAATATGCACAATAGCTGGCAGCAAGTACTAGAAGAGGAAGGAAAAAACCATTTAATATCTcagtcttacaaaaaaaaaaacacacaaaaagttaGGCATATACAAGTCAAGTTATGTTAAGTTACCGCAAGGGTTTTTCCGGATCCTGTTTGTGCAATTCCCACCATGTCTCTACCACTAAGTGCTACAGGCCAGCCTTGTGATTGAATGGGTGTGGGATCAGAGAAGTTCTGCTTCGAAATTACATCCATCACATATGctaaatggagaaaaaagaaaaaaaaaaaaacactgaattagTTTAAGACATCCTGATAAAGgattttcaaaagaaattaagGAATTTACTGCCCTACACTTCTAAAGTCtagatttatgtattttaatagaaACCAGTCATTTTCACCTTTTAAAAAGGTTCACAGGAGGACTAAATTACTTGCAAAAGGATTTACATACACAATGAACTGGCTTCGAGACCTACAGTTATACTTTGAAggtagaattttaaaaatgagtacCCAACATTTAATATCTTGCACAACTACACATCAAGTCAGATGGTATCTCATATGTGGGTGGTTCTATTACCATGTATTTGTACATgctggatcaaaaaaaaaaaatcttaattctgAATATTATCGGTAAAAACTAATAACGGGTCTCCTTAATGTCAACACTTACATGGGAAACTTGCTTCATGGAACTTCACTATTGGGTTTGGACAATCTCTGCTTCTCACTGTAACTTCTTTGCTTCTTCTGAATTGCTCTACCTCTtgctaagaaaggaaaacacaaaaggCTTTTAAAAGTAGAAGACAGGGGGCTTGTTCTAAGTTTTAATACATGGTCGTTTCACAGGGCCCAATATTTTGGAATACATCCAGCCACTTTAGTACCAGGTGAAATCACATTTTGGTGAAGGTTATTGTACACTGTACAACAGGCCCACTCTCAATAGAGAAGCCTAAAAACTCACCGGTGTCCTTCGAGCCACATCAGGATGCTCCTGGTagaaattcttttcaaatttcGGCAGCTCATCCAAGTTCCAATGTTTCTTACGGAGTCGTTCTCCGGGGTTGCCAAACTTCTTGCCTTGAGTAGGCCCACCTCTACTACCACCAAAACGGGGCCCACCACCAAAGCTGCAAGGAAAAAAACGCGATATTTTAGCAACGGGTTCCATTACACGGTCCCCGTCCATCGCACTACACCGGTTTCCAAACTCAGGCATTTTAGTGCCACCCACATTTTGCGCTAATCGCCACACTCCCTCCCCCTCCTGTCTGCTTCCGAGCTGCGTCACGTTATCCGGAGATGCGAGCTGCCATTTTGCAGTCTGGCAAGCATCAGAACAAAGAAGCCGGCCGGCATTTTGTAAAGGCAACCATTATAAGGTGCGAGTGTGAAGATAAGCCAGAGCGCTTACTTTTATATTTCACTTATTTAAGTACAAATTTGAAATCAAAACAACGaatgtatatacattttattaaccAAAGCTGGCAAACAACGATAGATAACTCATTCACTTAGCAATAGAAGGAAACTCGGTTCTGCCAGTAACCAGCAACTACCACGGCAGAAACGCCACAACGATAGCGGCCCTCGGGCGATTTTTAACGCTCACACGGCATTTACTTAATTACTTACCTGCGGTCTCTTCCACGATCTCTATCCGAAAATCCgggcattttttttctattaaattacAGAACAAAAggagtaaacaaaataaatagtatTCTCTTAAACTGTACTGTGCGAGTAGCCCCTTTGGGATGAGTCCTGCTGCCACTACACGACACCCGTAAATGTGATGAAAATGCCGGTTCCTCTCGCTGCAACTTGGAGTTTTATAGAAACAGGAAGCATTACGTCATTGCTGACATAACCAGAGTGAGGCGGAGAAACAATGCGCATGCGTGagggtgttatttttttttcctctctctttttaACTTTGAGGTTGAAAACATACGTAACCGATCAAGTAACTAAAACATTATTTGCTAAAGTTACTGGAAAGTCATTACAGTGTTCCAAATTATAGGCATACGACTTCTCGCTAATATGACATCAGGCTGCTGATGTGATGCACATTTATAGACACAAAATCCAATCTACGGTATCAGCTATTCAGTTAGATATGATTCCACTGAAAGCACACACAACTTTTGAGGGTAAATGATAGatttttatagggtcattattatcaCGTACAGATTATGAATGCATTGGAGATGTCAAATTCAATTTGAGTGTTACTACATTATAACAAATGTATATATGCCTAAACAGCAAAATCATACAaccaaaacataataataataataataatagtcagaTGATTCTACATCACACAGGTCATAATCTAAGGAATGTACCAAAAATCGAGAAAAGGATCCAGCatcataaataattttattatacagggtggtccagaactaattatgcagatccagatcatccggatgactttgatttatgcggggacgattccacttcggcgcaaagacgattcttcatgacgtcagttcacacacttctcgatggcccGGGATTCTTCGggtgatttttttatgtaataaacttaataagttacagcgtaatgaaaattgcataattagatctggaccaccctataaccACTAAAGTGGCAAATTAAATAGAATTAATTATATTACTATGAAACATCAGCTCTAgtttaaataaactgtatttccAAAACTGACAAGACTGCAGTTCAGTTTCTGTCATATGGACATGGAGAAAATTCAACAGCAGAGAATTTTCAGTGTGTGGTCAAGTTTTGATACAAGAGTTGGTGAGAGAATGGTTACAATCTTTTAACTTGTGTTTGGCAACCTCTgataataaatatacacaaaggCATGATAATGAATGGTCCACATTGGGCCTCTTCACTAAGAAAGGAACCTGCGCTGGTGACTGGTGAGCTCATCAAAGTGCAAGTGTAAGAAAAAATTGATACCAGTGGCAGGAAATAATTACTCAAAGTGTACCAATTACACTCCAAGTGAAATGCTAGAAGACCTCATCCAGTATGAGAAGTGGCAGCAAAAGGATTCCCAGATGAGAACAGCGTCACTCAgccaacaaaatattttatttctcagTCACAGAGAGACTGAAGAATTAATAAGTTGCCCACTTGCAATTATTGTTAAAATCAGTCTCTTCAGTTATTCAAGGATCTAAATGCCTGaaataacatcaaaatttggTTTAGCCCCTCAGAATTCCAAAGTACAACTGAATCTTCATCTCATCATTGATGCCACTGAAACCATTCTACTGTACAACAGAGAGGTCATGGACACATAAAACTGGGAATTCAGAGAAGCTGTTTCTTGGAGATAATGGGTGCAAGGATAGAACCTGCCCTAACAGGAGAGCCACAGCTCACAAACTCCCACATTCACTCATACAGGCCAGTTAGGATGactaaattaag comes from Polypterus senegalus isolate Bchr_013 chromosome 17, ASM1683550v1, whole genome shotgun sequence and encodes:
- the ddx5 gene encoding probable ATP-dependent RNA helicase DDX5, whose amino-acid sequence is MPGFSDRDRGRDRSFGGGPRFGGSRGGPTQGKKFGNPGERLRKKHWNLDELPKFEKNFYQEHPDVARRTPQEVEQFRRSKEVTVRSRDCPNPIVKFHEASFPSYVMDVISKQNFSDPTPIQSQGWPVALSGRDMVGIAQTGSGKTLAYLLPAIVHINHQPYLSHGDGPICLVLAPTRELAQQVQQVAAEYGRASRLKSTCIYGGAPKGPQIRDLERGVEICIATPGRLIDFLEAGKTNLRRCTYLVLDEADRMLDMGFEPQIRKIVEQIRPDRQTLMWSATWPKEVRQLAEDFLKEYIQINIGALQLSANHNILQIVDVCNDGEKDDKLLRLLEEIMSEKENKTIIFVETKRRCDDLTRRMRRDGWPAMGIHGDKSQQERDWVLNEFKFGKAPILIATDVASRGLDVEDVKFVINYDYPNSSEDYIHRIGRTARSSKTGTAYTFFTPGNMKQANDLISVLREANQAINPKLMQMVEDRGGRSRGRGGFKDDRRDRYSSGRRDFGGYRDRDNDRGFGAKKVFGNKAQNGGYAGGYDGANGYANGYTNNGQANYPVANQAMQYGNQNFQNAQFTPNGQAAVQNGMSHQPFPFTPQNPPQQPQQMVNYAIAPAYSQ